A region from the Sander vitreus isolate 19-12246 chromosome 1, sanVit1, whole genome shotgun sequence genome encodes:
- the LOC144536825 gene encoding hatching enzyme 1.2-like: MTPSASLLLLLLLGLSQALPLQEERDTKVKDPDTVDITTRILTSNKGSNEILLEGDLLVPRTRNAMMCYTQNCFWKKDSSGLVTVPFTVSSEFTSSEKQLIVNAMQGFHSQTCVRFVPRKNENDYISVENKEGCFSELGKVGGSQVLSLNRQGCLYYGIIQHEVNHALGFQHEQTRSDRDKYVKINWENIDPQMAYNFNKENTNNLNTPYDYTSIMHYGRTAFSINGKDSITPIPNPNVQIGQRQGLSSWDIIRINKLYGC; this comes from the coding sequence ATGACTCCCTCTgccagcctgctgctgctgctcctgctcgGCCTCTCTCAGGCACTTCCTCTTCAGGAGGAAAGAGACACAAAAGTTAAAGACCCAGACACCGTCGACATCACCACCAGGATTCTGACCTCCAACAAGGGCAGCAATGAGATCCTGCTGGAAGGAGACCTGCTGGTTCCCAGAACCAGAAACGCCATGATGTGCTATACCCAGAACTGCTTCTGGAAGAAAGACTCCAGTGGCCTGGTGACGGTCCCCTTCACCGTGAGCAGTGAGTTCACCAGCTCAGAGAAGCAGTTGATTGTCAACGCCATGCAGGGCTTCCACAGCCAAACCTGTGTCCGCTTCGTCCCCCGTAAGAACGAGAACGACTACATCAGTGTGGAGAACAAAGAAGGATGTTTCTCCGAACTGGGAAAAGTGGGAGGCAGTCAGGTGCTCTCTCTCAACAGGCAGGGCTGCCTCTACTACGGCATCATCCAGCACGAGGTCAACCACGCTCTGGGTTTCCAACACGAACAGACCAGGAGCGATCGTGACAAGTATGTCAAGATCAATTGGGAAAACATCGACCCTCAGATGGCCTACAACTTCAACAAGGAGAACACCAACAACCTGAACACTCCCTACGACTACACCTCCATCATGCACTATGGAAGAACAGCCTTCTCCATCAACGGGAAGGACTCCATCACCCCCATCCCCAACCCTAACGTCCAGATCGGCCAGAGGCAGGGCTTGTCCTCCTGGGACATCATAAGGATCAATAAGCTCTATGGCTGTTAA